A window of Microtus pennsylvanicus isolate mMicPen1 chromosome 16, mMicPen1.hap1, whole genome shotgun sequence genomic DNA:
CCCTCAGATCAGTTTAGCAATTTTTCTTTCAGTGAGTGTATTGCCCTAGCTGGACCTGGAAGGGGCTAAGGTACTAGTACCCCAAAGGACCCTGTTTAGTAACCACAggtctctttatatttttatattctacatGGATGTATATCTTGAAATTCAGCATAAATGTGACATATGTTAACCCATTATATATTAACCTGAGGAGATAATTATTTACTGGATGAATAAAATATGTTTcctgagccaggcatagtggcagattgagatacatagcaagacccccaggtcaaaaacaaacaaacaaacaaaccaaaatcctAGAAAATTTAAGCTAACAAAATCATATACTATTCAAGACATAGAATGCATTTTTAGTGctatggaaaattttaaatttgctTGAATTCCTATAAAACCACATCATTATATAGATATAACTTCAATTTAAacagagaagataaaaataaaattactatgtTCTATTGAAACATTCTTAATATATCAGTACATActaaattttgttaaaattctCATGAATTTTAGTGTAACATGAATTCTTTAAATTCCAAATACACAAGAACAATATGGACAATCATCTGCTACACTAAGGAACTTGATTTGGAAGAAGGCAATAACTTTAGGTGCTTTACATATATTTAGttctagataaaataaatttctttctatgtatgaataaaatatatggCCGATCAACTAACCCTTGAAGATTCAGTGTTCCAAAATAATGTTGAGTTCTTTGTAAGAACAAGTTCAAAACTTGATTCTTGGAATTTGTATTCTCCAACTTTGACAAAGGCGATTTCTCCAGCATTATCTATTTGCCAGTTGAGAATATCATAATGTCCAATTTCCAGATCCCCAACTCTGTCAAACTGCATTTTTCTCCCATCATGGGAGGTAAATCCCAAACGCCTTAAATAAACCATTAGCTGAGAAGGACAAGggagaaacaaaagcaatgtataaacattttattacttagaaaataaatattcataaagaAAGTAGATTTGAACACATATGTAATTACGGAATTCTATTGTATTTGTTTGCTTTCCCTGTTTTTGTTACCAATTCTAGCCAAGGGTTGCAATTCAAACACAAAAAGTGATTGGCTAAATTGAGATGTGCTGTGCATGTAATATGCATACTGGATCATAAAGATGTAAAAAGAATGGAAATTCCCCCATTAATAATTTCACATTATTGTTTGAATATTATGATAACACATTAAATAGTATTActgtttaattatttgtttaatttacttttacctgtttttctttaactttggTCACTGGAAATTTTAATTTGCCTCTGCTGTAGATTAAAACTGAGTGGTTTTCTTAGAATAATGTAATATTATACTAAGGCTTAGCAGTATTATATCTCCATATTAAGAAACAGGAAATTGTTTAGAATATTTTTCATTCTCCTTACTCCACTTTCCCTATGTAAGGTTACAAAGTTCCACAactatttcctttctttgaaaaatctcacagccttcaaaaaaaaaaaaaacaaacgggctataatggcacatgcctttaatcccagcactcaggagacagaggcagacagatctctgtgagtgtaagGCCAGTCTAGCTTACAAGAGCTACATCCATGGATGGCatgctctaaagctacagagaaaccctgtctcaaaaaccccaaaagaaagtagggaagaaagaaagaaagaaagaaagaaagaaagaaagaaagaaagggatctctttctgaaggaaaaaaaacagcataTAATATAGACATGATGTGAAAAAGGGTGAATTGTTGAGTCTACTTTAAAACAagcactagtctcaaatattttactttggtgtggatttttgtatattgatacacaCTGAAGGTTACTTTTTAAAtaacatactgtatatatgtttctattcttgtttaagatgTTGTAcctgtgcaactcatttaaaaatagtatttgaaAGCTATTTATGATAATAAAGAAagacaggttagtagttagtcatctataacaatcaaacctTATAGTTATGTTAGGTATgccttcaaggtcaaacagagacaTACTTTAAAGAGGTgaatggtcttcaaacacttccaagacctacaaaatatggcatttaaaatgttttaacaacATAAGGATTTTGTTGTTATGAGATACATaacagtgagatacatctgctcctggcaggagtgatttacttcaaaaaaagatgttgggcatcaaagaacttcatatggagtttgctttacCTGTGGCAAAGTTAGCTTCAACTGCTGATCtaatgctgtccaaactggacaaggaggacacaaaagaaagtgattgccaaactttgccaaaatGAGGTAGGATagttcttcaaaattcctgcttcacaaaaatgtctgtcagatattctaggcctgaaGGCCCTAAATGGGTACTCCAATGTTGTAGAGGAACCTTCGACGACTGTCCAggaagtcagctgtttctgtcatttctatagttatGTTAGTCTCTGCACTTCATGCTTACCCAGGTAAATTATATCCTATTCAAGTCTTAATGGGGTTGAAGACCACATacttatagttacagttttccttgttaccaaattcaggaAAGAAACTTACATAAGAGATACAAATCTTATAAGAGTGTAAACATAAAAGCTTATGTTGTTCATCTAAGAtgatgttttaaggtctaaaagtATAGTTTTAGGATGACAATAAATGTTATGGTAGgaaatggtttaggtataaaattttggactcactaagatagGATTGATAATACAGTACTtcctctgaatttgccaaatacaaatggccTAGATATTGTGAATGTATTTTTTActcaataatttttcttattgtatatagttttaccaTGTTAGAGTTAGAACCTTTATGTTCTAtttagagaaaaagaggggaaggcTATGGGATCTTTGTATACTGTGTGAATGCACATTGCTGTAACTGGTAAAATAAAATGTCCACCTAAAGAACAGAATGTCAATGACTTTCAAGCCATGTCTGTTGGTAGGATAAGCTTGAAATATAAGTAAAGTgtgcatttcttttgttttgttaaacaaatatgtaataCTGACACGTTTACCAGGCtttcatatttgtatataattctGTACTGCAAAGACCTAACTTTTTTTTCACTTGTTGATGTATGGGTCTATGGACAACCCTTGCTATAGACAACTACTGACTTTCATCTTGACACTATGTGGTCTCTAGACCATCTTTAAAGCCTATTTCACTTGCAACAATTGCTTCTTTGAGCAAACTTAAATTTAGCATTTCAGTGTTCAGATAAGCTATAGGATCATCATTTAGCAGAAAACAGTATTCTTTATCATGACAAATGTATTCTAAGGGCTTGCCAAATGAGACCTTTGACATCTACAAGATAATTTGATTTATCATTATGTATTCATCACAACCGTGATCATATTGGTCCACTTTGTTCTACTGTGACAATATCATACCCAAAGCAATTTTGGGGAAGAAGGAgttatttggtttacatttccaGATCCCAATCCACAGAAAGTAGGTTAAAAAGTGAAGGCAGGaccacagaggagtgctgctcactggcttgctctctggtGTATGATGAGCTACCTTTCGTATAAAGTCCAGTCCCACTTGCCTAGAGATGGTGCCACTCAAAGTGGagtgagccctcccacatcaatcattaatcaagacaaacTCTTATAGACACAAAGCAATATGATCTGAGACATTCTTCAGTGgagtgtccctcttcccaggtgattctaggttgtgccaAGTTGATAATAAAACTCTTATTGGCATCCCCAGTATTCGGATCCTTCTTTGTTTCTAAGTTCCAAGTTAATAAATGAAAATGGCAAACTCTACAGAAATAGCTCACACTAAAGCAGGGGCAGAGAATACACAAATGAAGCTGTAATGTTAGGAAATTTCAAATATGGGAAATTCTTAAAAATAGTGAACGGAATTTCAATAAAAGAACAAGAGCTGACACAAAGTGGCTTCCAGCAGTCAAATTTGTGAGCTCTTGGTAGCAAAATAATGCTCAGAATAGAAGTTTCCTTGGGTCTATCTTGATATCCAGAATCGGTACAGGAAAATAGAATCCAGATAATATGTGGATAGGAtgagggaaatggaaaatataactattttttttaagcagCAAAGGAAGAGGCATTTAGTGCAAGAATGGTTTTAAATGGATGGTTAAATTGGTGGGAGAAAATACgatgaaaagcaaaagaattttATAGCTGAAAAATATTCCCTAGCAAAATAATTACTGTGGTCATTGGGTCtgatttttgagagagggtcttgctCTATCTCTGGTGGATCTGCAACTCACAATGGAGCGACTGTTAGCGTTGAACGCATGACAATAATGTCTCAGATAGTATAGAAGACACACTTAACTCCCACACGGTCACTATTTAAACAGAAGAGAAACATAGTGTTTTCCCGGTGAGAAAAATGGTGATGTCATTTATGGATGCCCAGGAATCATCCTGAACTAGTGGGATGCATGTCTTCACCTAACATGAGCAGTATAACCTGAGATGGATTACAAGTCCCATATTGTATACAAGacacagaataaatgaagaaGCCAGAGGCACAGAGTCATGTTTACTCCTAGGCACCTATAAATTCAGCTTCTGTAAAAAACGAGAGACAATTTCTTTGTAAAAGGCATTATCATTATAATTTGTTTTGTGGGACAGGGCTTATAATCATTAGCGAAAAACCTAATAATTTGCTAATAAATGAGAATGTTAAATGAACAATCAAGTTATTCAGCAAGTCATTATAGTAAGTTTGATGCATTTTAATGGTGTCAATTTGGCAccaaactttgatttttttcttattatatatgatataaaataacTTACGTCCGAGGGGTCATAGTCAGGTATATGtgaacattttatatatgttttttcttcttctgttaggTCACATCTGCTGAGATGATCCAGGGCGTAAGCCATAGCATACACAGCTTGTCTGACGTTGTTGGTGATTCTGAGCTGAGACACATTCAGATAGGTGTTTTTCAGGTCTTCCAGCTTCTCCTCTCCAGTGCAGAGCTGATCAGACATGTCATACAACCTGTCTTCTTTGCCAGTCATATTCACTCTGTGGTCCACGTTGTAAGGCACACTGCTATTGGGCCAGGTACAGTTAAAAGCAGTTTGCCAGAATTCAATGGTCAGGACGTCATTTGGATCCTTGCTAGGGTGCACGTCATAAAGAAACTCTTTCAGTCCTGGTATAACGGTTCTTGGGATTGCAAATCCAATAGTTCCGCCAAAATAGGGGAAGTACTCGGGCTTTGCAATGAGGGCGGAGGTAATCCAGGCTTCGCTGGCTATCCATGTCCTGTTAGTTATGTTATGATGAACCATCTCCAGCACAAAGGGGCTGAGGTCAATGTCAGAGGTAAAAAGCACAATGACTCTGGCCGTGGAACTCTTTACCGCATTGATGGCGTTTTGCATTTTCTCATTGGAGTAGACTTTGGGAATGGTTTCAGAGAAAGCAACACAGAGGTGGgcacttttcattttttccttaaaatcttTTACTCCATATTTTCCATACTCGTCATCAGCTGCAATAGCGCCGACCCAGACCCAACCAAAGTGTTGGATAAGATTCACCATGGCCTCAGACTGGATCTTATCACTGGGTATTGTGCGATAATAAGATGGAAACTGGAATTTGTCACTAAGAAGTGGGCAGGAAGAAGTATAGCCAATCTgcaattgaaaatatttatagcTGTTAGAAAGTCAAAGCCTAATTTGAACGACAGCTTCAAAAATTTCTGTGAGGGAAGTACTGAGTAGTTCTCTCTTGCCCTAACATCTTTCCATAGACAATCAGTTACTATGGGTGGGGACTATTCTGGTTAACACTTTGGTTGCCCTCCCAACACAAAGTGACAGGGCTACCATTTGTTTTTAAGACGAAGCCCACCAATGCACTAGTTTTCATGGGTGGGAGCACAGCATTGCAAGGGAGGccacttctctttcctttatcCTCCTGGCCTTTGGTGACTCTTCTGAGTCAGGATATCTGGACTCTTCATCAGCTTTAGCATGTCACGTGCAGAAAGGATGGACTGCATGCAAGTCTTTGGCTCCgtgctctctcctgctctcacctCTGCTCCCTTACTTCCcttctgttcttctttctttcagtgCACACTATGGCCTTGACTGAACAGAGTAACTGAGAGCCCCATCCCATTCTATGTTGTCTCTGCAGCTTAGCCTCTTTGGACCTCATTGCCTTTGCAATAATTTCTATacattatttgcatttttcttcagtccttttttctttctttctttctgtccttccttccttattattattattattttggtttttcgagacagggtttctctgtggctttggagcctgtcctagaactagctcttgtagaccaggctggtctcgaactcacagagatcagcctgcctctgcctcccgagtgctgggattaaaggagtatgccaccaccgcctggctaggggtattattattattattatttttttgagataggatctctttGTTTAGccatggctctcctggaacttaatctgtagaccagattgaccttgatctcacagatatactcctgcctctgtgtcttgaATGgcagggattaaaagcatgggccaCCCCACGTGGGCACagcatttgtaatttttttttctaagcacatAGCACAGTGTTTCAAGATACCTGAGGCATACTGGATAAGCCCAGAATTCTTGAAGAGGCAACTGACAAGAACGATCCCCCTGATCCAATAATGCCTACTAGATACTTTCCGGTGCTGTTTCTAATGTTGGGCTGGTATTCTTCCTGCCCCGTAAGAAACGTGAAAGTACTCTCTATTGTTTTGGAGACGGTATAGCAGGTGTCAAAGATCTGATAGCCCAGAGTGTGATTGGGCAAAATATCCTTCCTCTCGTTAATCTCCTTGATGGTGTGGATCATGGTTTTCATCCAGCGGAAACCCCGGAAATTAAACCTGGAAAGGAAAAGCTTTTGTGAGGCACTGGCCactgggggaagggaatgggtgggggtgagggtgggggtgagggtgagggtgatGTACTTTTCTGGAAAGGAGCCTCGGTTACATGAGTGCTGACAGCTTTTGCTGAAGCAGCAGGTTCTCAGTTGTCTGAACATGTCAATTTTCATAAATAACATTACAATCTTAAAAGatccaagtattagccatatccaaactttttttttataagtgactgttttatgttttcttgccATTTGTACAATATCTTCTAATTTCTGGTTCTTTTCAAAAATTGTTCTAGTCATAATTGTCTTTACCAAATGATACCTTAGACTATGCCTTCTCATGGGGTAGGGCACAATAACatgatttttctctccttcttgaCTTATTTTCTTCTGACCATAGTTATAATGAAAAAATAGTTTTACAACATTAATACTTATGGCAGAAGTTACTAAAGCAGTATGTAAATCTTGTATACTATCACTCCAATTCCATCACGGAGCCTGCTGCTGAGAGGGTTTAACTGAGGCTGTCTTCGTACTGTTCTCACATACAATCATAAATGTGAGCCTCCTAATTTTTATTCTGCAGCCACTAACAAGGGAAATATTCTCCTGAGGTCTATCGCCATATTGCATTTAAGGCCTTCTGAATGAAATATCACCAAACTCCCCTCTTCCAGCCCCTCCTTTCACCTGAATTCTAGACATATTTTAACAAGATTGTGGGAAACAATTATTTGAGTAACTGTTATTTTACTACCCTCAGTAGCTAGCTGTAGTAACTAACTTTTTATCTCTGGCTTACAAAGTATTTTAAGTTCAACACCTAAAAGTAAATATCCGCATTTGCAATTTGAGATCTTCCTTCTGGCCTGTGTTGTGTGCACATTCTGACACATATGGAGCAGAGATGTCAAGGtcacctttcttcctctgtcattctctgccttgtattctgagagagggtctctcactgaatctggatcGTGACTAGGCTAAcccagctggccagcaagctctaaTGATCTTCCCGTCTTCCTGCCATCGATCACTGGGATTAAGGATGGCCTCCCAACCAAAGTTTTTGTGTGCTTTTGGGGGTTTCTGACTCAGTCCTCATTCTTGCAAGGCCAGGACTTTATCAAATGAGACATCTCCCCTGGTCGGTCTGTTTAATTCTTGTTTTGGcttagttttacattttatttagtacAGAGCTGTTGAGTTGCTCTGGTGTTATATACTATAAATGTAGTAACGAAGAGCCTGTTTTCAATTTCTTTACCCTGAAAATGTTAATTTatgtaaggaaagagaaaggtatTTGTTCAAAGTGATGGAAAACAGCGATGGGAATAGAGGTCTGAGCAATGAAATACAAAGAGCAAGCAGCCCGAGCCAGCTGAGAGCAATGCCAAGGCTGGAAGGATAGGAGAGAGGTGGGATAgggctgcagacagacagacagacagcatgagGAGAGGACTGCCTACTGACAGACTGACATCATATGAGAGGACTGCAGACAgcccgacagacagacagacagcatggGGAAAGGGCTGCAGACAgcccgacagacagacagacagcatggGGAAAGGGCTGCAGacagccagacagacagacaacatgAGGAGAGAGGACTGCAGACAGCAGACAGCTGGTGAAAAGTTAGCATAACCAGAGAAGGTGTCACATACAAGGATGGAAAGATCAGCATTTttagaaggcagagtgagggagatAACACAGTTAAAGTAGCCAACAGAAGGGACCAGACACAAATATCTTTAGCATCCTGTGCCTTCCATTTTTACAAGTTCACACTGATGGCGTAATATAGCTCCAAACTCAGCGCAGCAGTGCCTTCCACAGGAGGACAGCATTTCACCTCAAGCTAGAAAAATCCCCACCTGCTTTGTGTCTGTAACTCCTCCTTTAACCTAGCTAAAGAAATAGTTATCTTTGGATAAAAGCATAAAAAATTTCTGGCCCAAACTGAATTATTTACAATAGCAAAAAACTAGAATAATTTTCCACGTCTAGTTGTGGTTTATCAGCTGTTTGAAAATATTGTCCAcgattcaaaaaaaaaaccctcaacttTTGTAGAAAATAAACTTTCAGAAGTTCCAATAAAGATTGGAGACCAAATTAGGTCATGCAGTCCATGAAAGTCTAGTGTGGTCCACGATGATAGAATCTAAAGACGGGAAAGCCGTGATGCAGCGATGGGCTGCTGCTATGACAACCGAGCAGCCCCTCagttcttctggagtctttgccTCCCTATGCGGATGGAAACaatcagagggaggaagaaagtgatGACTGCGGACTCATCACAGACTTTTCACTTTGTCAACAACAGCGTGAAAGATGGCTCCTTCCAGTAACGACTCGAACACGACGCATGGAATAAAGGGAAAGGAGCTGTGGCTGCTACAGGGATGAAAGACTGCAAACTTCAACATGTGTACAGGCATAATGGCCACGCAGCATCATAGGAAAGCCTGCTGTAGGAGGTAGTATGTCCCAAATAAACAGCACTTGTGGTTTTTTAATActacttaaaattatatatttgttctttaaaagaTCCAGAAAGTGATATAAAAATGCTTGTTTTGGGGCTTGAATTGTAgataattgtttcattttctttttaatttttggcataTTTCATATCTGaagtccccctctctccctctccctgtgtgtgtgtgtgtgtgtgtgtgtgtgtgagagagagagagagagagagagagagagagagagagagagagagagaacaatacaGCAGAAGAGACAGAAGTTTTCTGCAGATCAGAATCTTGGGATGAACTTTGCCTCAGAAACAAACCACACTGcacacttgaacttgagtttggaACAATTAACAGTGATTGTTACTGTGCAGCTGCAGCCACAGTCTGCAACATCTGTGCTTCTCAAACCTCAGGGTCTTCTCAAAGTGTGGACTCTGTTCAGCAGATGAGGGATGCTGTCCCTGAGCCTATGTGTCTAACAAGCTTttagatgctgctgctgctgctgctactgctgcttcTGGCCCCCAGAGAACCCTCTGAGGAGTGACTTTCTGAGGCAAACACACAACCTCTCCCCCTCTGTAATCTGAGATAAAGGTAGAATCAGAGAACTTCCCCTGGAATCCAGGCTCCATGCCAAACACGCTTCTCCAGACACCCAAATTAATGTGAAGAAAAGATTAAACAATGGCTTACCCTTCACACAAGGCTGATATGGGTTCCCCATCAGGATCTTCTACTGGGATAGTCCTGGAGTGAATAGGAAACAGTCCTCCAATAACAACTGAGTGGTTTTTGGCTTCTACATAGCCAGTCAAATTAAACTTGCCCAGCAACCTGCATCTCCCACTCTGTTCTTCATCTTGAGCATGTAATTCAACCCATAAAAATGCAGTTAACCCCAGAATCAAGCACCTCTTTCTGCTAACCATTTTAGTATGGCAAGTTTGAGGATAACGAGTGTTGGAATCACCCACGTTTGAAGGAAGCACCttgatggagtgtgtgtgtgtgcgcgtgcctCAACCCAGTGGCCTGATTGCTGCTCCTTGCTGCGTAATTCCATGTCCTTGTCACAGATCTCTCAATCACTTGCAATTTATGGATCTGGACTAGGAGCTGAGCAATCGTGTGAGAAGAGACACCTGAATATTCTGTGTGCTTTGCACTGATAATGACAGAATCATGAGATTTAGtgtgaaagttttttttttaatttgtagaaACTCTTTTCTAGTTTAGCATTGTTCTCATTGAGTCTCCCTGCAACCAACTCTGTGGTCTTCTCTACCCCAAAGATGTGAAAAAGTAGCTTTTTTCATCATAAAGTACCAAAAGATGGGACAGCAGTGCAAGCTTACTCTTTCAGCTGAAGAACAACTGAATagaaaattggaatagaagaCTGCAAGTCAAACTTGTGTTCTGTCATTTTTACTAGTTTGATGGTAAGAAAGTCACACGGTTTCTGTGCCACAGCAACCTCGTCAATGGCTAAGCTACCTTAGAACAATTCCTTTCAGCCCCGGCAAATGTGCGTACAAGGTGGGCGCTCTGCTCCTGGCCCCCCCCTCCAGCCACTTCTGCTGCCCTTCTGCGAGGCCCCACTCAAAGACAAATCTCTCCTTTTTAGATCAATTCGTCTCAATCCATCAATTCCCAGTCTCTTAGTCATCCCCTCTGCCCCTTCTAAACACCCCCCAATCCTTAGAATTCAGTTTATAGTGCGTAGTCAGAGTAAAATTCAGCACAAATTTCTGGATCATGGAAAATGACAGAACATTCGATTGCATAGTTTTACTCCAAAGAACATTTCAAGTAACCAGCAGAGatctaaaaacaaaagataaacgaacaacaacaacaacaaaaaaaaacccttgatgTGTAAGTTTTACTTCTAACACTTAAATCTGTAATAAGCTAAAAGCACCGCATAGGGAATCTAGAATCAGGTCTCTCTTAGTCACCTGATGGGGTACGGGGTCCTGGAGACCACGTTCCTGAAAGAATTCACTGGCCAAAGAGAATCCCCAATGCAATTGAAGCGAGAATAACAGATATCCATTAGAGGGGTCCAGGCCAGCAGGAGAACACggcccacagaatcagctaaacAGCGTCCACAGagcctcacagagactgaaccacggAGACTGCAGGGTTCTGcgctaggccctctgcatacagGCTGTGGCTGTTTAGCTTGGGGTTTTTCTGGGAGTCCTAAGGGTGGCAGTGGGGTGTCTCTGACCCTTCTGCCTGCTCCTGGGACACTTCCTCCCACCAGGTTGCCCCATTCTGCCATCTTATGGGGATTTGTACCTTGTTTTATTGTATCTTACTGCGCCCtctttggttgatatccctgggtgTCCTGTTTTGTTatgagaggaaatggaagaacagtaaatctgggggagaggggatgtgTGGAAGGGacctgggaggagtggggggaggggaggccctggtcaggatgtattatatgagagaagattgaaagaaaggaagaaagaaagaaagaagggaaggaaaagaaggaaggaaggaaggatggaaggagaaaataacAGTTAACAAACAGCACTTAGCATTCCAAATTTCTAtgatttaccagtattttatatttctcctctacataatgtctttaaaatgttaaaaaggaGCCActgtgaaatagaaataaaaaagggagTTTCATTCTCCTATTGTTTTTTATAGTTAATCGTCTTTGTATTTCCATACTCATTCAATCAATGTTCACATATCACACTGGATGACTATTTTAACAgtgaaaattttaacttttccatatttctctgtattttctcataGACTATGAgaaaattgtttctatttctctaaCAGAAGGAAATATACCACTGAAAGAAATCCCTTCTCATTTTTTTCAACTGTGACCATTCcatgctgttttttctttttctttcttatgttttacatactaaccacagtttcccctccctcctctcctaagtccccttccccacctccttctAGCCCTCCatcctatccactcctcctctctctccattcaGATGGGATAAGCTCTCCcttggatatcaacaaagcatggcatatcaagttgaggtaggatcAAGCTTTCCTCCCCTCTGCATCAAGGCCTAAGAAGGCATCCTACCATAGGGTATATGTTCAAAAAACCAGCTCCTGCATCAGGGACAGGTTCTGGTCCCATTTCTGGGGGCCTCACAGAAGGTCAAGCTGCACAACTGTCATCGAGATGTAGAAGGCTTAGCTGGGTTCCATCCGGCTCCCTAGTTGTCCTTCCAGAGTCCCTGTGCTGCCACaagttcaggtcagctgtgtTTGTGGGATTTCCTGTTCTGATCTTGACCACCACCAcgcttccccacccccattctgcTCATATAATCCTTTCATcctttcttcaactggactctgggagctctgcccagtgcttggctgtggatctctgcatctgcttccatcagttactggataaaggctctatgatgacaattagggtagttacccatctgattacaggggaaggccaatcCAGTTACTCTCTCtactattactaggagtcttagctggggtcatccttatgggttcctgggagtttccttgGTATCAGGATTTGCCCTCACCCCGTAATTGCCCCCGTATCAAGATATGTCTTTCAttactctctccttccatcccaccTCATCTCAAACATCCTGATCCGCACCCTCCCTGATTAACTCCACCCACCTCTCCACCCACATTTACCCAGGGCATCTCATCTAGTTCCTCTTCTCAGGGAGGTTGATGTGTACTCTTGTTACCTAGGGAAGCTCCtggttacctagcttctctggggctgaggaCTGTAGCCTGGTTAtgctttgctttacatttaa
This region includes:
- the LOC142836276 gene encoding vomeronasal type-2 receptor 1-like isoform X1 → MVSRKRCLILGLTAFLWVELHAQDEEQSGRCRLLGKFNLTGYVEAKNHSVVIGGLFPIHSRTIPVEDPDGEPISALCEGFNFRGFRWMKTMIHTIKEINERKDILPNHTLGYQIFDTCYTVSKTIESTFTFLTGQEEYQPNIRNSTGKYLVGIIGSGGSFLSVASSRILGLSSMPQIGYTSSCPLLSDKFQFPSYYRTIPSDKIQSEAMVNLIQHFGWVWVGAIAADDEYGKYGVKDFKEKMKSAHLCVAFSETIPKVYSNEKMQNAINAVKSSTARVIVLFTSDIDLSPFVLEMVHHNITNRTWIASEAWITSALIAKPEYFPYFGGTIGFAIPRTVIPGLKEFLYDVHPSKDPNDVLTIEFWQTAFNCTWPNSSVPYNVDHRVNMTGKEDRLYDMSDQLCTGEEKLEDLKNTYLNVSQLRITNNVRQAVYAMAYALDHLSRCDLTEEEKTYIKCSHIPDYDPSDLMVYLRRLGFTSHDGRKMQFDRVGDLEIGHYDILNWQIDNAGEIAFVKVGEYKFQESSFELVLTKNSTLFWNTESSRLPDSVCTKLCPPGTRKGILYGKPHCCFDCIPCADGYVSEKEGQRECDPCGEDDWSNAQKNKCVPKEVEFLAYEEALGFTLVILSILGALVVLAVIVVYVIHRHTPLVKANDRELSFLIQMSLLITVLSSLLFIGKPLNWSCMARQVTLALGFCLCLSSILGKTISLFFAYRISISKTRLISMHPVIRKLIVLVCVLGEIGACSAYLVLAPPRMFKNIEPQNVKIIFECNEGSIEFLCFIFGFDVLLALLCFLTTFVARQLPDNYYEGKCITFAMLVFFIVWISFVPAYLSTKGKFKVAVELFAILASSYGLLGCIFLPKCFIILLRPKRNTDETVGGRVPTVDRSIQLTSASVSSELNNTTVSTVLDE
- the LOC142836276 gene encoding vomeronasal type-2 receptor 1-like isoform X2; protein product: MVSRKRCLILGLTAFLWVELHAQDEEQSGRCRLLGKFNLTGYVEAKNHSVVIGGLFPIHSRTIPVEDPDGEPISALFNFRGFRWMKTMIHTIKEINERKDILPNHTLGYQIFDTCYTVSKTIESTFTFLTGQEEYQPNIRNSTGKYLVGIIGSGGSFLSVASSRILGLSSMPQIGYTSSCPLLSDKFQFPSYYRTIPSDKIQSEAMVNLIQHFGWVWVGAIAADDEYGKYGVKDFKEKMKSAHLCVAFSETIPKVYSNEKMQNAINAVKSSTARVIVLFTSDIDLSPFVLEMVHHNITNRTWIASEAWITSALIAKPEYFPYFGGTIGFAIPRTVIPGLKEFLYDVHPSKDPNDVLTIEFWQTAFNCTWPNSSVPYNVDHRVNMTGKEDRLYDMSDQLCTGEEKLEDLKNTYLNVSQLRITNNVRQAVYAMAYALDHLSRCDLTEEEKTYIKCSHIPDYDPSDLMVYLRRLGFTSHDGRKMQFDRVGDLEIGHYDILNWQIDNAGEIAFVKVGEYKFQESSFELVLTKNSTLFWNTESSRLPDSVCTKLCPPGTRKGILYGKPHCCFDCIPCADGYVSEKEGQRECDPCGEDDWSNAQKNKCVPKEVEFLAYEEALGFTLVILSILGALVVLAVIVVYVIHRHTPLVKANDRELSFLIQMSLLITVLSSLLFIGKPLNWSCMARQVTLALGFCLCLSSILGKTISLFFAYRISISKTRLISMHPVIRKLIVLVCVLGEIGACSAYLVLAPPRMFKNIEPQNVKIIFECNEGSIEFLCFIFGFDVLLALLCFLTTFVARQLPDNYYEGKCITFAMLVFFIVWISFVPAYLSTKGKFKVAVELFAILASSYGLLGCIFLPKCFIILLRPKRNTDETVGGRVPTVDRSIQLTSASVSSELNNTTVSTVLDE